The following are encoded in a window of Alosa sapidissima isolate fAloSap1 chromosome 12, fAloSap1.pri, whole genome shotgun sequence genomic DNA:
- the LOC121724964 gene encoding leucine-rich repeat-containing protein 52-like isoform X2 — protein MRLLPDPSVQSLRLIFLLIFVMGVAPSPALTAGCPDRCVCDDQLVVQCAGQELTQFPSDLPLATRQLIISNNKIGDLPALQLNYLSDLVYLDCSNNSLTEISESTFGNLRKLAYLDLSFNTLTQIEDRTFGPLASLVMLRMTDNPGLSEIHPDAFAENSALQVLDVSRNNLTALNISSLIALPALRSLGLSGNPWRCDCDTEDLCLWIQIEGFKFQAFPPLVLKKTSVETSSQTDCVTAPELILLFRTPDLPFACRPRQTLASGQMRSGLGPHLFRSQLLLGATRSSP, from the exons ATGCGTCTTCTGCCCGACCCCAGCGTGCAGTCATTGCGGCTCATATTCCTACTGATATTCGTTATGGGGGTAGCACCGTCCCCGGCCCTGACCGCCGGGTGCCCTGACCGCTGCGTGTGCGACGACCAGCTTGTGGTCCAGTGCGCGGGGCAGGAACTAACGCAGTTCCCCTCAGATCTCCCACTCGCTACCCGACAACTTATTATCTCCAATAACAAAATCGGGGACCTCCCGGCTCTGCAGCTCAACTACCTGTCCGACCTCGTGTACCTGGACTGCAGCAACAACTCCCTCACCGAGATATCGGAATCTACGTTTGGCAACCTGCGCAAACTTGCCTATTTGGACTTGTCCTTCAACACTTTGACTCAGATCGAGGACCGGACGTTCGGGCCTTTGGCCAGTCTCGTCATGCTCAGAATGACGGACAACCCAGGACTCTCGGAGATCCATCCGGATGCTTTCGCTGAAAACTCGGCTTTGCAAGTGCTGGATGTCAGCCGCAACAACCTGACCGCACTGAACATAAGTTCGCTTATCGCATTGCCTGCCCTCCGTTCCCTTGGCCTGAGCGGGAACCCCTGGCGCTGCGACTGCGACACAGAGGACCTCTGTCTCTGGATCCAGATCGAGGGATTCAAGTTTCAAG CCTTCCCCCCGTTGGTGCTCAAAAAGACATCTGTGGAAACGAGCTCACAGACTGACTGTGTAACTGCTCCAGAGCTCATCTTGCTTTTTCGGACGCCAGATCTGCCATTTGCATGCAGGCCAAGGCAGACGCTGGCTTCGGGACAGATGCGAAGCGGATTGGGACCACATCTGTTCCGGAGTCAGTTGTTGTTGGGGGCGACTCGCTCATCCCCCTAG
- the LOC121724964 gene encoding leucine-rich repeat-containing protein 52-like isoform X1, which produces MRLLPDPSVQSLRLIFLLIFVMGVAPSPALTAGCPDRCVCDDQLVVQCAGQELTQFPSDLPLATRQLIISNNKIGDLPALQLNYLSDLVYLDCSNNSLTEISESTFGNLRKLAYLDLSFNTLTQIEDRTFGPLASLVMLRMTDNPGLSEIHPDAFAENSALQVLDVSRNNLTALNISSLIALPALRSLGLSGNPWRCDCDTEDLCLWIQIEGFKFQDEGQTVCQGPVEMIGQRLAEVGMQLRADCHQGLGYWDYLFFIAIGFVIFSAGTVSAWVMGVLMVLYERYSKRKSEDMDSDDEEEGGGRGGGGGGGGGIGSNHGNGDLSKPGMQV; this is translated from the exons ATGCGTCTTCTGCCCGACCCCAGCGTGCAGTCATTGCGGCTCATATTCCTACTGATATTCGTTATGGGGGTAGCACCGTCCCCGGCCCTGACCGCCGGGTGCCCTGACCGCTGCGTGTGCGACGACCAGCTTGTGGTCCAGTGCGCGGGGCAGGAACTAACGCAGTTCCCCTCAGATCTCCCACTCGCTACCCGACAACTTATTATCTCCAATAACAAAATCGGGGACCTCCCGGCTCTGCAGCTCAACTACCTGTCCGACCTCGTGTACCTGGACTGCAGCAACAACTCCCTCACCGAGATATCGGAATCTACGTTTGGCAACCTGCGCAAACTTGCCTATTTGGACTTGTCCTTCAACACTTTGACTCAGATCGAGGACCGGACGTTCGGGCCTTTGGCCAGTCTCGTCATGCTCAGAATGACGGACAACCCAGGACTCTCGGAGATCCATCCGGATGCTTTCGCTGAAAACTCGGCTTTGCAAGTGCTGGATGTCAGCCGCAACAACCTGACCGCACTGAACATAAGTTCGCTTATCGCATTGCCTGCCCTCCGTTCCCTTGGCCTGAGCGGGAACCCCTGGCGCTGCGACTGCGACACAGAGGACCTCTGTCTCTGGATCCAGATCGAGGGATTCAAGTTTCAAG ATGAGGGCCAGACGGTGTGCCAGGGCCCCGTGGAAATGATCGGGCAGCGGCTGGCCGAGGTGGGCATGCAGCTGCGGGCCGACTGCCACCAGGGCTTGGGCTACTGGGACTACTTGTTCTTCATCGCCATCGGCTTCGTCATCTTCTCGGCGGGCACGGTGTCGGCGTGGGTCATGGGCGTGCTCATGGTGCTCTACGAGCGCTACAGCAAGCGCAAGAGCGAGGACATGGACAGCGACGACGAGGAGGAAGGAGGtggccgaggaggaggaggcggcggcggaGGTGGCATAGGCAGTAACCACGGCAACGGCGACCTCAGCAAACCCGGCATGCAGGTGTGA